The Primulina huaijiensis isolate GDHJ02 unplaced genomic scaffold, ASM1229523v2 scaffold43229, whole genome shotgun sequence genome window below encodes:
- the LOC140969971 gene encoding uncharacterized protein: MVITQSSINPVIHIAAATLRRDHRLHFHFLQSHRILFPRPATFRHLVIDDFKIRAFSTDEAEPHIAAEAAKKLPDKPPICTADELHYVSVDNSEWSLALWRYNPSPEAPRRKHPLLLLSGVGTNAIGYDLSDGSSFARYMCGYGFDTWILEVRGAGLSAQQSGLKDVEKSADEVSEKMEIAVENATNGVPPMEQQSTLEKSEIAVVDNEPPGTALVVDESRLVTELTETFMRLSERLSGFLSETQSNIMFAKLFDQISKLLEDSFIFERYIEIRGKFLSLLETRQNSGITGQIRDLSQRLVDIVEEGQRSLSPQLFDLQERLMTTVDDFQKQLDLIVKYDWDFDHYLEEDVPSAMEYIRSQSKPEDGRILTIGHSMGGILLYALLSRYSSQGGDPGVAAVVTLGSSLDYTSSKSSLKLLLPLADPAQALNVPIVPLGALLSAAYPLSSQPPYVLSWLNDLISAQDMMHPDLLKKLVLNNFCTIPGKLLLQLATALREGGLRDRSGKFFYKDHLPESNVPTLALAGDHDLICPPEAVHETVKLIPEHLVTYKVFGEPGGPHYAHYDLVGGRLAAEQLYPCIIEFLTRHDSVQEREA, encoded by the exons ATGGTAATCACGCAATCTAGTATTAACCCGGTGATTCACATCGCTGCGGCCACTCTCCGCCGTGACCATCGCCTCCACTTCCACTTCTTACAGAGCCACCGTATCCTCTTCCCCCGTCCAGCTACCTTTCGCCATCTGGTAATCGACGATTTCAAAATCAGAGCTTTCTCAACAGATGAGGCAGAACCTCACATAGCTGCGGAAGCAGCGAAGAAGCTTCCTGATAAGCCACCGATATGCACCGCCGACGAGCTTCACTACGTTTCGGTTGACAATTCCGAATGGAGCCTCGCGCTTTGGCGCTACAACCCCTCGCCTGAG GCTCCACGAAGAAAACATCCCCTACTACTGCTGTCTGGCGTAGGAACAAACGCCATTGGATATGATCTCTCTGATGGA TCTTCATTTGCCCGTTATATGTGTGGGTACGGATTTGATACCTGGATTCTAGAAGTTCGAGGAGCTGGGCTGAGTGCGCAACAGTCAGGTCTCAAGGATGTTGAGAAGTCAGCTGATGAGGTATCTGAAAAAATGGAAATTGCTGTAGAGAATGCGACCAATGGGGTTCCCCCTATGGAGCAGCAGTCTACCTTGGAGAAATCTGAGATAGCTGTGGTCGATAATGAACCGCCAGGGACTGCATTGGTAGTGGATGAATCTAGATTGGTGACAGAATTGACAGAAACTTTTATGCGACTATCAGAAAGGCTTTCTGGTTTTCTTAGCGAAACTCAGTCGAACATTATGTTTGCTAAATTGTTTGACCAGATATCAAAGCTATTAGAAGATTCCTTTATCTTCGAACGTTATATAGAAATAAGGGGGAAGTTTTTAAGTTTGCTAGAAACGAGGCAAAACTCTGGTATAACAGGTCAGATTAGGGACCTAAGTCAGAGACTAGTAGATATCGTGGAAGAAGGTCAGCGCTCTCTCTCACCTCAACTTTTTGATCTTCAAGAACGCCTAATGACTACTGTAGATGATTTCCAGAAACAGTTAGACCTGATTGTCAAATATGACTGGGACTTTGATCATTATCTGGAAGAAGATGTCCCTTCCGCG ATGGAATACATAAGGTCCCAGAGCAAACCGGAGGATGGTCGAATACTTACTATCGGGCACTCCATGGGGGGTATCTTGTTATATGCCTTGTTATCACGATACA GTTCTCAAGGAGGAGATCCTGGAGTGGCAGCTGTTGTTACATTGGGATCATCACTTGACTACACGTCATCTAAATCATCACTCAAACTGCTCTTACCCCTT GCTGATCCTGCTCAAGCTCTCAATGTGCCGATTGTTCCCCTAGGAGCATTGCTATCTGCAGCTTACCCTCTTTCTTCCCAGCCACCTTATGTCTTATCATGGCTGAATGACTTGATATCAGCACAGGATATGATGCACCCAGACCTTTTGAAGAAACTTGTTTTAAACAACTTTT GTACCATTCCTGGTAAACTGTTATTGCAGCTGGCTACAGCTTTACGAGAGGGGGGACTCCGGGACAGAAGCGGTAAATTTTTCTACAAGGATCATCTTCCTGAAAGCAATGTCCCTACCTTAGCTCTTGCGGGAGATCATGACCTGATTTGTCCACCAGAAGCTGTACATG AAACTGTGAAGCTCATTCCCGAGCATTTGGTCACCTATAAAGTATTTGGAGAGCCTGGTGGTCCACATTATGCCCATTACGACTTGGTGGGAGGACGGCTG GCTGCAGAACAATTGTACCCTTGTATAATCGAATTTCTAACCCGTCACGACTCAGTTCAAGAACGTGAGGCATAA